One window of the Archangium primigenium genome contains the following:
- a CDS encoding serine hydrolase domain-containing protein, with translation MHTRAHTLIPTLGLLGLLLSGGAHAEERPLQARLDQVIDQALADKRLVGTVVLVAQDGKLVYHRAAGLADREAQTPMREDALFRLASMSKPLVSAAAMALVDQGKLSLDAPITRWLPTFQPTLPDGQPAVITVRQLLTHTAGLSYGFLQPADGPYLKAQVSDGMDAPELGLEENLRRIASVPLSFAPGSRWQYSVAIDVLGAVVAQAAGAPLPKAVERLVTKPLRMPDTGFSVRAKARLATPYTDGKPEPVRMGELQVVPVAANGAAVRFVPGRAFDARAFPSGGAGMVGTAGDFLKFLEAIRKGGAPVVKPATAAQMMANQVGPLETQGPGWGFGFGGAVLGDPARAKSVQSAGTWQWGGAYGHSWFVDPERRLTVVALTNTSFEGMSGAFPAALIQALYPTPAP, from the coding sequence ATGCACACGCGCGCGCACACCTTAATCCCCACCCTGGGCCTGCTGGGCCTGTTGCTGAGTGGAGGCGCCCACGCCGAGGAGCGTCCGCTCCAGGCCCGGCTGGACCAGGTCATCGATCAGGCGCTGGCGGACAAGCGACTCGTGGGCACCGTGGTGCTCGTGGCCCAGGACGGCAAGCTCGTCTACCACCGCGCCGCCGGCCTGGCGGACCGGGAAGCCCAGACGCCCATGCGCGAGGACGCCCTCTTCCGTCTGGCGTCCATGTCCAAGCCGCTCGTGAGCGCCGCGGCGATGGCGCTCGTGGACCAGGGCAAGCTCTCGCTCGACGCGCCCATCACGCGCTGGCTGCCCACCTTCCAGCCCACGCTCCCCGACGGCCAGCCCGCCGTCATCACCGTGCGCCAGCTGCTCACCCACACCGCCGGGCTCAGCTACGGCTTCCTCCAGCCCGCGGACGGCCCCTACCTCAAGGCCCAGGTCTCCGACGGCATGGACGCGCCGGAGTTGGGCCTGGAGGAGAACCTGCGCCGCATCGCCTCCGTGCCGCTGTCCTTCGCGCCCGGCAGCCGGTGGCAGTACTCCGTCGCCATCGACGTGCTGGGCGCCGTGGTGGCCCAGGCGGCGGGCGCGCCCCTGCCCAAGGCCGTCGAGCGGCTCGTCACCAAGCCCCTGCGCATGCCCGACACCGGCTTCTCCGTGCGCGCCAAGGCCCGGCTCGCCACGCCCTACACCGACGGCAAGCCCGAGCCCGTGCGCATGGGCGAGCTCCAGGTCGTCCCCGTCGCCGCCAACGGCGCCGCCGTCCGCTTCGTGCCGGGGCGCGCGTTCGATGCCCGCGCCTTCCCCTCCGGCGGCGCCGGCATGGTGGGCACCGCAGGCGACTTCCTGAAGTTCCTCGAGGCCATCCGCAAGGGCGGCGCCCCCGTGGTGAAGCCCGCCACCGCCGCCCAGATGATGGCCAACCAGGTGGGCCCCCTGGAGACGCAGGGACCTGGCTGGGGCTTCGGCTTCGGCGGCGCGGTGCTCGGGGATCCCGCCCGGGCGAAGTCGGTCCAGTCCGCGGGCACCTGGCAGTGGGGCGGCGCCTACGGGCACAGCTGGTTCGTGGACCCCGAGCGCCGCCTGACGGTGGTGGCGCTGACCAACACCTCCTTCGAGGGCATGTCGGGCGCGTTCCCCGCCGCCCTCATCCAGGCCCTGTACCCGACGCCGGCCCCCTGA
- a CDS encoding DEAD/DEAH box helicase, which translates to MKPEKEEGAFTGSRRKPWTGPRGLDAVLQGWRDNKQLWPDIVLDEVTPARVGSHAPVPEAVAPQVRDALRRRGIEQLFSHQAQSFELARSGQHLVIATPTASGKSLCYNLPLLDRFAREPQARALYLFPTKALSRDQEESLRVFMREAGLEHGAITFDGDTPADARRAARERSGVLLTNPDMLHTGILPHHASWARLFSNLRYVVIDELHTYRGVFGSHLANVLRRLQRVAAFHGSSPTFILASATIGNPKAHAERMLGREVALVSESGAPAGERRVMVYNPPVVNAELGIRASYLKSAVRLTSDLVRAGVSTLLFGQSRNSVEVMLKYLRDRFVEEKMDPSLIQGYRGGYLPGTRRATEAAMRAGEVRCVVATNALELGIDIGSLDAVVCAGYPGSVAALMQRFGRAGRRGSGSLALLVTSSAPLDQYLAAEPRSITGAPVEHARIDPDNVEILVQHLKCASFELPFEEGDTFGDVPGESVSDALGFLAQHQVVHPTPGPEGRRMFHWSSDAYPANHVSLRSVGWDNVVIIELGTDRTLAEMDFRSAHTMLHEQAIYQHDSEQYQVERFDYDNHKAYVRKVAPDYFTDAMTYVRVNVIQEDQGAAMGPSLQAGMGEVSVIEKVVGYKKIKFHTHENVGYGEVALPEMQMHTTALWLTVPESVVRSLGAPRPAVIDALRGLTTALRTVACVGLMIDPRDLGKTLGSKDDADGPPRKDGGVGFDPTMFLYDNIPGGVGLAARLFDQREELLRRARRLLEACVCEEGCPACIGPAAGGMPGSAPMEAHPRKRLTLEILSALGVVALQ; encoded by the coding sequence ATGAAGCCTGAGAAGGAAGAAGGGGCTTTCACCGGGTCCCGGCGCAAACCCTGGACGGGCCCTCGCGGCCTCGATGCCGTCCTCCAGGGCTGGCGCGACAACAAGCAGCTCTGGCCCGACATCGTCCTGGACGAGGTCACGCCCGCCCGTGTCGGCTCGCACGCCCCCGTGCCCGAGGCCGTGGCGCCCCAGGTCCGCGATGCCCTGCGCCGCCGGGGCATCGAGCAGCTCTTCTCCCACCAGGCCCAGTCCTTCGAGCTCGCGCGCTCCGGGCAGCACCTGGTCATCGCCACGCCCACGGCCTCGGGCAAGAGCCTCTGCTACAACCTGCCCCTGCTGGACCGCTTCGCCCGTGAGCCCCAGGCGCGCGCCCTCTACCTCTTTCCCACCAAGGCGCTCTCGCGCGACCAGGAAGAGTCCCTGCGCGTCTTCATGCGCGAGGCGGGCCTGGAGCACGGCGCCATCACCTTCGACGGGGACACCCCGGCGGACGCGCGGCGCGCGGCGCGTGAGCGCAGCGGCGTGCTGCTCACCAACCCGGACATGCTCCACACGGGCATCCTCCCGCACCACGCGAGCTGGGCCCGGCTCTTCTCCAACCTGCGCTACGTCGTCATCGACGAGCTGCACACCTACCGGGGCGTGTTCGGCTCGCACCTGGCCAACGTGCTGCGCCGCCTGCAGCGCGTGGCGGCCTTCCATGGCTCGTCCCCCACGTTCATCCTGGCCTCGGCCACCATCGGCAACCCCAAGGCCCACGCCGAGCGGATGCTGGGCCGCGAGGTGGCGCTCGTGTCGGAGAGCGGCGCGCCCGCGGGCGAGCGCCGGGTCATGGTCTACAACCCGCCCGTGGTGAACGCGGAGCTGGGCATCCGCGCCAGCTACCTCAAGAGCGCCGTGCGCCTGACGTCGGACCTGGTGCGCGCGGGCGTCTCCACGCTCCTCTTCGGCCAGTCGCGCAACTCCGTGGAGGTGATGCTCAAGTACCTCCGGGACCGGTTCGTCGAGGAGAAGATGGACCCGTCGCTCATCCAGGGCTACCGCGGCGGCTACCTGCCCGGCACGCGCCGCGCCACCGAGGCCGCCATGCGCGCGGGCGAGGTGCGCTGCGTGGTGGCCACCAACGCGCTGGAGCTCGGCATCGACATCGGCTCGCTCGACGCCGTGGTGTGCGCGGGCTACCCCGGCTCCGTGGCGGCGCTGATGCAGCGCTTTGGCCGCGCGGGCCGCCGGGGCTCGGGCAGCCTCGCCCTGCTCGTCACCTCCAGCGCGCCCCTGGATCAGTACCTCGCCGCGGAGCCGCGCTCGATCACGGGCGCCCCCGTGGAGCACGCGCGCATCGATCCGGACAACGTGGAGATCCTGGTGCAGCACCTCAAGTGCGCCTCCTTCGAGCTGCCCTTCGAGGAGGGGGACACGTTCGGGGACGTGCCGGGCGAGTCGGTGTCGGACGCGCTCGGCTTCCTCGCCCAGCATCAGGTGGTGCACCCCACGCCCGGCCCCGAGGGCCGCCGCATGTTCCACTGGTCCTCGGACGCGTACCCGGCCAACCACGTGTCGCTGCGCAGCGTGGGCTGGGACAACGTGGTCATCATCGAGCTGGGCACGGACCGCACGCTCGCGGAGATGGACTTCCGCTCGGCGCACACCATGTTGCACGAGCAGGCCATCTACCAGCACGACTCCGAGCAGTACCAGGTCGAGCGCTTCGACTACGACAACCACAAGGCCTACGTGCGCAAGGTGGCGCCCGACTACTTCACCGACGCGATGACGTACGTGCGCGTGAACGTCATCCAGGAGGACCAGGGCGCTGCGATGGGGCCCTCGCTCCAGGCGGGCATGGGCGAGGTGAGCGTCATCGAGAAGGTGGTGGGCTACAAGAAGATCAAGTTCCACACCCACGAGAACGTGGGCTACGGCGAGGTGGCCCTGCCGGAGATGCAGATGCACACCACGGCGCTCTGGCTCACCGTGCCCGAGAGCGTGGTGCGCTCGCTCGGGGCGCCCCGGCCCGCCGTCATCGACGCGCTGCGGGGGCTCACCACCGCGCTGCGCACCGTGGCGTGCGTGGGGTTGATGATCGACCCGCGCGACCTGGGCAAGACGCTCGGTAGCAAGGACGACGCGGACGGGCCGCCGCGCAAGGACGGCGGCGTGGGCTTCGATCCGACGATGTTCCTCTACGACAACATCCCCGGGGGCGTGGGGCTGGCGGCGCGGCTGTTCGACCAGCGCGAGGAACTGCTCCGGCGCGCGCGGCGGCTCCTGGAGGCGTGCGTGTGCGAGGAGGGCTGCCCCGCTTGCATCGGGCCCGCCGCGGGAGGCATGCCGGGCAGCGCGCCCATGGAGGCCCATCCGCGCAAGCGGCTCACCCTGGAGATCCTCTCGGCGCTGGGTGTCGTGGCCCTGCAGTAG
- a CDS encoding sensor histidine kinase, whose translation MSSIAALSTPLTPSPEARLAFSELLLGCDEARTCAEAAVSWLMRHTQAEQVLCLAPDESDSHCLVPLASSGMPGVEGFVLALHETRHPLVEALQWNEPRWHPPGPFAPELPPSRGGLYTLSLGRASPGAPPPGLLLVSSGSAELSGDVKWLATHLGTHLTRLYKGRQLTRLEAASSELAARVNAATEELATQNELLRRQAIQLEQASAAKSQFLANMSHELRTPLNAILGYTNMLLQGVNGEPPPAQRRSLSRIDSNGRHLLEIINEILDITRIEAGRMPLHLSEFRLPELIQEVMAELDPIIVRSKLAVSAALDPHLPEVHSDRQKVKQILVNLLSNALKFTHEGSIKVKTSYEVATATLHISVTDTGIGIDPAHQEKIWEDFQQVDNSPTRPYGGTGLGLSICRRLAAMLDGRVALESAVGQGSTFTLYLPRRARRP comes from the coding sequence TTGTCATCCATCGCCGCCCTGTCGACACCTCTCACGCCGAGCCCCGAGGCGCGGCTCGCGTTCTCCGAGCTCCTGCTCGGGTGCGACGAAGCCAGGACGTGCGCGGAAGCCGCGGTGTCGTGGCTCATGCGCCATACCCAGGCCGAACAGGTGTTGTGTCTCGCGCCTGATGAGTCCGATTCCCACTGCCTCGTGCCGCTGGCCTCCTCGGGCATGCCCGGCGTGGAGGGCTTCGTGCTCGCCCTGCACGAGACGCGGCACCCGCTGGTGGAAGCCCTCCAGTGGAACGAGCCGCGCTGGCACCCGCCGGGCCCGTTCGCGCCGGAGCTGCCGCCCTCGCGCGGTGGGCTCTACACCCTGTCGCTCGGCCGGGCCTCGCCCGGAGCGCCGCCGCCGGGCCTGTTGCTCGTGTCGTCCGGCAGCGCCGAGCTGTCCGGCGACGTGAAGTGGCTCGCCACCCACCTGGGCACCCACCTCACGCGCCTGTACAAGGGCCGTCAGCTCACGCGGCTCGAGGCCGCCTCGAGCGAGCTGGCCGCCCGGGTGAACGCCGCCACGGAGGAGCTGGCCACGCAGAACGAGCTGCTGCGCCGCCAGGCCATCCAGCTGGAGCAGGCCAGCGCCGCCAAGTCCCAGTTCCTCGCCAACATGAGCCATGAGCTGCGCACGCCGCTCAACGCCATCCTCGGCTACACCAACATGCTCTTGCAGGGCGTCAACGGCGAGCCGCCGCCCGCCCAGCGCCGCAGCCTCAGCCGCATCGACTCCAACGGGCGCCACCTCTTGGAGATCATCAACGAGATCCTCGACATCACGCGCATCGAGGCGGGCCGGATGCCGCTGCACCTGTCCGAGTTCCGCCTGCCCGAGCTCATCCAGGAGGTCATGGCGGAGCTGGATCCCATCATCGTGCGCTCCAAGCTGGCGGTGAGCGCCGCGCTGGACCCGCACCTGCCCGAGGTGCACAGCGACCGGCAGAAGGTGAAGCAGATCCTCGTGAACCTCCTGTCCAACGCGCTCAAGTTCACCCACGAGGGCTCCATCAAGGTGAAGACGTCGTACGAGGTCGCCACGGCCACGCTGCACATCTCCGTGACGGACACGGGCATTGGCATCGACCCGGCCCACCAGGAGAAGATCTGGGAGGACTTCCAGCAGGTGGACAACTCGCCCACGCGGCCCTACGGCGGCACGGGCCTGGGCCTGTCCATCTGCCGCCGCCTGGCCGCCATGCTGGATGGGCGCGTGGCGCTGGAGAGCGCCGTGGGACAAGGCTCGACGTTCACCCTGTACCTGCCCCGGCGCGCGAGGCGGCCATGA
- a CDS encoding DNA-3-methyladenine glycosylase family protein: MPAPVSDVVPSADSLLPEGFTPAARRALAKADPVLGAWMKQVGRFALTVEAPHSPFQALARSIAYQQLTGKAAATIFGRVCARVGEGKAFTPEAVLAVSVEHLREAGLSGAKTAALRDLAAKALEGEVPTLARARRMSDAALVERLTKVRGIGQWTVEMLLIFRLGRPDILPVDDYGVRKGFMRVHGLSALPTPKELLAHGERWRPWRSVASWYLWRAADLPESPASAE, from the coding sequence ATGCCCGCGCCCGTCAGTGACGTCGTCCCTTCCGCCGACAGCCTCCTGCCCGAGGGCTTCACGCCCGCCGCCCGGCGCGCGCTGGCCAAGGCGGACCCCGTCCTGGGCGCGTGGATGAAGCAGGTGGGGCGCTTCGCCTTGACGGTGGAGGCGCCCCACAGCCCCTTCCAGGCGCTGGCGCGCTCCATCGCCTACCAGCAGCTCACGGGCAAGGCGGCGGCCACCATCTTCGGCCGGGTGTGCGCGCGCGTGGGGGAGGGCAAGGCCTTCACCCCCGAGGCGGTGCTGGCCGTGTCCGTGGAGCACCTGCGCGAGGCGGGCCTGTCGGGCGCGAAGACGGCGGCGCTGCGGGACCTGGCGGCCAAGGCGCTCGAGGGCGAGGTGCCCACGCTGGCCCGGGCCCGGCGCATGAGCGATGCGGCCCTGGTGGAGCGCCTGACGAAGGTGCGCGGCATCGGCCAGTGGACGGTGGAGATGCTGCTCATCTTCCGGCTCGGGCGGCCGGACATCCTGCCCGTGGACGACTACGGCGTGCGCAAGGGCTTCATGCGCGTCCATGGCCTCTCGGCCTTGCCCACGCCCAAGGAACTGCTGGCCCATGGGGAGCGCTGGCGGCCCTGGCGCTCGGTGGCGAGCTGGTACCTGTGGCGCGCGGCCGACTTGCCGGAGAGCCCCGCCTCGGCGGAGTGA
- a CDS encoding MXAN_6652 family MXYO-CTERM-anchored protein: MRFALRALSALSLSLLSSSAFANSAGVSGQSNKQNQSCNGCHFGGTAPTVTITGPTELEPGATGQYTLVITGGAAKVGGMNVAVDNSAAKLAAGTGSKTIGDEITHIKPQAFTGNELRFDFSLVAPTTPGTIKIFGAGNSANGDLGSEGDRGSTTTLSVTVPGAKGDAAEAQGGCSTTGSASLAAFALAAAVLPVLRRRWS, encoded by the coding sequence ATGCGTTTCGCCCTTCGTGCCCTGAGCGCGCTGTCCCTGTCTCTCCTCTCCTCTTCCGCCTTCGCCAACAGTGCCGGGGTCTCCGGCCAGTCCAACAAGCAGAACCAGTCCTGCAATGGCTGCCACTTCGGTGGCACCGCGCCCACCGTGACGATCACGGGCCCCACCGAGCTCGAGCCGGGCGCCACCGGCCAGTACACGCTCGTCATCACCGGCGGCGCCGCGAAGGTGGGCGGCATGAACGTCGCCGTGGACAACAGCGCGGCGAAGCTCGCCGCGGGCACGGGCTCGAAGACGATTGGCGATGAGATCACGCACATCAAGCCCCAGGCCTTCACCGGCAACGAGCTGCGCTTCGACTTCTCGCTCGTCGCCCCCACCACGCCGGGGACGATCAAGATCTTCGGCGCCGGCAACTCCGCCAACGGCGACCTGGGCAGCGAGGGCGACCGGGGCAGCACCACCACCCTGAGCGTGACCGTGCCCGGCGCCAAGGGCGACGCCGCGGAGGCCCAGGGCGGCTGCTCCACCACGGGCAGCGCGTCGCTCGCCGCCTTCGCGCTGGCCGCCGCCGTGCTGCCCGTGCTGCGCCGCCGCTGGAGCTGA
- a CDS encoding response regulator, with translation MSGAAPLVLIVDDYQDAREMYAEYLQFSGFRVAEARNGQEAVDKAMELRPSIILMDLSLPVMDGWEATRVLKGDDRTRSIPVVALTGHTMSGHSHEAQDAGCYSYVTKPCLPDALVEEVKRVLKAVAAAA, from the coding sequence ATGAGCGGCGCGGCCCCCCTCGTGCTCATCGTCGACGACTACCAGGACGCCCGGGAGATGTACGCCGAGTACCTGCAGTTCTCCGGCTTCCGCGTGGCCGAGGCCCGCAACGGCCAGGAGGCGGTGGACAAGGCCATGGAGCTCAGGCCCTCCATCATCCTCATGGACCTGTCCTTGCCGGTGATGGATGGCTGGGAGGCCACGCGGGTGCTCAAGGGCGATGACCGCACGCGCTCCATTCCCGTGGTGGCCCTCACCGGCCACACCATGAGCGGGCACTCGCACGAGGCCCAGGACGCGGGCTGCTACTCCTACGTCACCAAGCCGTGCCTGCCCGACGCCCTCGTCGAGGAAGTGAAGCGCGTGCTCAAGGCGGTGGCGGCGGCGGCGTGA
- a CDS encoding FAD-dependent oxidoreductase, producing MSDEREHKSLWTATTPLPRYPALSGDLEVDVVVVGGGIAGLTTAWLLKQEGKRVAVVEMHRVLSGQTGQTTAHLTELLDTPYDTLVSDFGEKGARLAAASVRASIETMAGLVTRLGIDCDFQRVPGYRYAETPAQVESLEREASAAREAGLLCSLTDDVPLPYPVLRALRVEDQAWIEPRKYLGALAARIPGDGCHVFEDTQVTSIHEGEPCKVTTSRGVITCRDVVEATTTPLNRVLLHTKLYPYRTYVVAGRLEGPLAPGLYFDSEDPYHYIRTHRVDGQEYVIVGGEDHKVGTEEDTRRCFEALEDYLRRRFPATEVAYRWSGQVIEPADGLPYIGRNGASHHVWVATGFSGTGMTFGTLSGMILSDAILGRDNPYAALYDATRVKPAAGARDFVQENADVAFHFVADRLSRPDARDLSEVPAGEGRIVEVEGEKVAVYRDDGGGVHAVSPVCTHLGCHVHWNTAERSWDCPCHGGRFSPTGEVLNGPALKPLACKKIR from the coding sequence ATGAGCGACGAGCGCGAACACAAATCCCTGTGGACGGCGACGACCCCTCTTCCGCGTTATCCCGCGCTGTCGGGGGACCTGGAAGTGGACGTGGTGGTGGTGGGCGGTGGCATCGCGGGGCTCACGACCGCCTGGCTGCTGAAGCAGGAAGGCAAGCGGGTGGCGGTGGTGGAGATGCACCGGGTGCTGTCGGGCCAGACGGGGCAGACCACGGCCCACCTCACCGAGCTGCTGGACACGCCCTACGACACCCTGGTGTCGGACTTCGGCGAGAAAGGGGCCCGGCTGGCCGCCGCCTCCGTGCGGGCCTCCATCGAGACCATGGCCGGGCTGGTGACGCGGCTGGGCATCGACTGCGACTTCCAGCGTGTGCCCGGCTACCGCTACGCGGAGACGCCGGCGCAGGTGGAGTCCCTGGAGCGCGAGGCGTCGGCGGCCCGGGAAGCGGGGCTGTTGTGCTCGCTCACGGACGACGTGCCCCTGCCCTATCCGGTGCTGCGTGCCCTGCGGGTGGAGGACCAGGCCTGGATCGAACCCCGCAAGTACCTGGGCGCCCTCGCCGCGCGGATTCCGGGGGACGGGTGCCACGTCTTCGAGGACACCCAGGTGACGTCCATCCACGAGGGCGAGCCCTGCAAGGTCACGACCTCGCGGGGGGTCATCACCTGCCGGGACGTGGTGGAGGCGACGACCACGCCGCTCAACCGCGTGCTGCTGCACACCAAGCTCTACCCCTACCGCACCTATGTGGTGGCGGGACGGCTCGAGGGGCCACTGGCGCCCGGGCTCTACTTCGACAGCGAGGACCCCTACCACTACATCCGCACCCACCGCGTGGACGGCCAGGAGTACGTGATCGTGGGCGGCGAGGATCACAAGGTGGGCACCGAGGAGGACACCCGCCGCTGCTTCGAGGCCCTGGAGGACTACCTGCGCCGGCGCTTCCCCGCGACCGAGGTGGCCTACCGCTGGTCGGGCCAGGTCATCGAGCCGGCGGACGGCCTGCCCTACATCGGGCGCAATGGCGCCTCGCACCACGTCTGGGTGGCCACGGGCTTCTCGGGCACGGGCATGACGTTCGGCACGCTGTCGGGGATGATCCTCTCGGATGCCATCCTCGGCCGGGACAACCCCTACGCGGCGCTCTACGACGCCACGCGGGTGAAGCCGGCGGCGGGGGCGCGGGACTTCGTGCAGGAGAACGCGGACGTCGCGTTCCACTTCGTGGCGGACCGGCTCTCCCGGCCCGACGCGCGGGACTTGTCCGAGGTGCCCGCGGGTGAGGGGCGCATCGTCGAGGTGGAGGGCGAGAAGGTGGCGGTGTACCGGGACGACGGGGGCGGGGTGCACGCGGTGAGCCCGGTGTGCACGCATCTGGGCTGCCACGTGCACTGGAACACCGCCGAGCGCTCGTGGGACTGCCCCTGCCATGGCGGGCGTTTCAGCCCCACGGGCGAAGTGCTCAACGGGCCCGCGCTCAAACCCCTGGCGTGCAAGAAGATCCGGTGA
- a CDS encoding TetR/AcrR family transcriptional regulator — MKRAPTQERRGRGRPREFDREEALARALEVFWAHGYEGASIADLTGAMGITTPALYGAFTSKAELYREAAELYQARQSEAFWKAVEHEPTVRGALTVLLEGAARAFTDPRVPRGCMLSTAVLTCAEENQPIARFTASMRQGALERLQTLLGRGVETGELPATTDVVGLARFYGAITQGMSVQASDGASEEDLMRIAAFALSRFPGGDGPRG, encoded by the coding sequence ATGAAAAGAGCACCGACCCAGGAGCGGAGGGGCCGGGGACGACCTCGGGAGTTCGACCGGGAGGAGGCGCTGGCGCGGGCGCTGGAGGTGTTCTGGGCGCACGGATACGAGGGGGCGTCGATCGCGGACCTGACCGGAGCGATGGGCATCACCACGCCGGCGCTCTATGGGGCGTTCACGTCGAAGGCGGAGCTGTACCGGGAGGCGGCGGAGCTGTACCAGGCGCGGCAGAGCGAGGCGTTCTGGAAGGCGGTGGAGCACGAGCCCACGGTGCGCGGGGCCCTGACCGTCCTGCTGGAGGGGGCGGCCCGAGCGTTCACCGATCCGCGAGTGCCCCGCGGGTGCATGCTCTCCACGGCGGTGCTCACGTGCGCGGAGGAGAACCAGCCCATCGCGCGGTTCACGGCGTCGATGCGCCAGGGCGCCCTGGAGCGACTCCAGACGTTGCTCGGGCGGGGCGTGGAGACGGGGGAGTTGCCAGCCACCACGGACGTGGTGGGGCTCGCGCGGTTCTACGGGGCCATCACCCAGGGCATGTCGGTGCAGGCCTCTGACGGCGCGAGCGAGGAGGACCTGATGCGCATCGCCGCGTTTGCTCTGTCACGCTTCCCGGGTGGGGACGGACCGCGCGGGTGA
- a CDS encoding ribonuclease H-like domain-containing protein — protein sequence MDLKRKLARLGGVGPGAKPAPAAPPVETPAPPVAVEAPPSGPDPRVVALRRMLGELAERQGAAAVARRGVPEAPRPGPLPAEPRTTSHGVVHVAEQWLDEDAHHGRAPLAEALDVEGALVAALALQPGLAGVDFQRMLFLDTETTGLAGGTGTVPFLVGLAWFEGRRLRVHQLFLRRMGEETPILRVLAERMAASSCLVTFNGKSFDWPLLRTRFILNRVPVPPELPHLDLLHCARRVFKYRGSGTRLVHLEQQVLDYHRVGDVDGSLIPELYFRFLRDGDGSSLTPVLEHNAKDLLLLAAMLGLLVRRFRASGAEGTDARDLLGFANVALRARDYARAQDFARAAAAGDTGVVGSEALALVSRLAKKGGDDRTAAEHLHRALVSARVDQRGPLHLSLAKLYEHGLKDLPQALHHARLAAPAETGEALRRRVDRLERKLSRLARTPTLDWSKPL from the coding sequence GTGGACTTGAAGCGCAAGCTGGCGAGGCTTGGCGGCGTGGGTCCCGGTGCGAAGCCGGCGCCCGCCGCGCCGCCCGTGGAGACGCCCGCGCCGCCCGTCGCCGTGGAGGCGCCCCCCTCGGGGCCGGACCCGCGGGTGGTGGCGCTGCGCCGGATGTTGGGCGAGCTGGCCGAGCGACAGGGCGCCGCCGCCGTCGCGCGCCGGGGAGTGCCCGAGGCGCCGCGTCCGGGTCCGCTGCCCGCCGAGCCGCGCACCACGTCCCACGGCGTCGTGCACGTGGCCGAGCAGTGGCTGGACGAGGACGCGCACCATGGCCGGGCGCCGCTCGCGGAGGCGCTCGACGTGGAGGGCGCGCTGGTGGCGGCGCTCGCGCTCCAGCCAGGGCTCGCGGGCGTGGACTTCCAGCGCATGCTCTTCCTCGACACGGAGACCACGGGGCTCGCGGGCGGCACGGGCACCGTGCCCTTCCTGGTGGGGCTGGCGTGGTTCGAGGGTCGTCGGCTGCGCGTGCACCAGCTCTTCCTGCGCCGCATGGGCGAGGAGACGCCCATCCTCCGGGTGCTCGCCGAGCGCATGGCGGCGTCCTCGTGCCTGGTGACCTTCAACGGCAAGAGCTTCGACTGGCCGCTCTTGCGCACGCGCTTCATCCTCAACCGGGTGCCCGTGCCGCCGGAGCTGCCACACCTGGACCTGCTGCACTGCGCGCGCCGGGTCTTCAAGTACCGGGGCTCGGGCACGCGCCTGGTGCACCTGGAGCAGCAGGTGCTCGACTACCACCGGGTGGGGGACGTGGATGGCTCGCTCATCCCCGAGCTGTACTTCCGCTTCCTCCGGGACGGAGACGGCTCGTCGCTCACGCCCGTGCTGGAGCACAACGCGAAGGACCTGCTGCTCCTGGCGGCGATGCTGGGCCTGCTGGTGCGGCGCTTCCGGGCGAGCGGCGCCGAGGGCACCGACGCGCGGGATCTGCTGGGCTTCGCCAACGTGGCGCTCCGGGCCCGGGACTACGCGCGGGCCCAGGACTTCGCCCGGGCCGCCGCGGCGGGAGACACGGGCGTGGTGGGCTCCGAGGCCCTCGCGCTCGTGTCCCGACTGGCCAAGAAGGGCGGGGATGACCGGACGGCGGCGGAGCATCTGCACCGCGCGCTCGTCTCGGCCCGGGTGGACCAGCGGGGCCCCCTCCACCTGTCCCTGGCCAAGCTCTACGAGCATGGGCTCAAGGATCTGCCCCAGGCGCTCCACCATGCCCGGCTCGCCGCGCCCGCGGAGACCGGCGAGGCCCTGCGTCGCCGCGTGGACCGCCTGGAGCGCAAGCTGTCGCGACTGGCGCGCACGCCCACGCTGGATTGGAGCAAGCCGCTCTAA